The following proteins come from a genomic window of Planctomycetota bacterium:
- the gltS gene encoding sodium/glutamate symporter encodes MQVSSFIAITLGFVVYFIGVFLTRRISLLREFNIPEPVSGGLFAAVITGLVYLLFDTQITFDLSARDALLVVFFTTIGLNAQFADLIRGGKLVLILLGLTLAFMIIQSVVGLVGAQLFGLPRPVGVLLGTASLIGGHGTAIAWGPTIQEQTGFEAAAEIGIAAATLGLVVASIVGGPIAKFLIQRDKLTSDQTDAEPVVGIPSTTEDNATDKLDHVTLMRCMLTVHIAIIFGYVAHEAITAAGLKLPLFVPCLLVGIVMSNTLPTLLPSLRPIWPSRTKAMAVLSDYALSVFLSMSLMALQLWTLAGLGVPLLGILILQVVAAVVFIIFLVYRLLGRNYTAAVLSAGYAGFSLGATPTAIANMSAVAKRFGPAPLAFILLPLVSAFFVDLANAVLIQLFTSI; translated from the coding sequence ATGCAAGTTTCGAGCTTCATCGCGATCACCCTCGGGTTCGTTGTCTACTTCATCGGCGTCTTCCTCACACGCCGGATCAGCCTGCTGCGCGAGTTCAACATCCCAGAGCCCGTCAGCGGCGGCCTCTTCGCGGCGGTCATCACCGGGCTGGTCTACCTGCTGTTCGACACGCAGATCACCTTCGACCTTTCGGCGCGCGACGCGCTGCTGGTCGTCTTCTTCACGACCATCGGGCTCAACGCCCAGTTCGCCGACCTGATCCGCGGCGGGAAGCTCGTGCTGATCCTGCTCGGGCTGACGCTGGCGTTCATGATCATCCAGAGCGTCGTCGGCCTCGTCGGCGCGCAGCTCTTCGGACTGCCGCGACCCGTCGGCGTCCTGCTCGGCACGGCGAGCCTCATCGGCGGACACGGCACCGCCATCGCGTGGGGGCCGACGATTCAGGAACAGACCGGCTTCGAAGCCGCCGCCGAAATCGGCATCGCCGCCGCCACGCTCGGCCTCGTCGTCGCCAGCATCGTCGGCGGCCCGATCGCCAAGTTCCTCATCCAGCGCGACAAGCTCACCTCCGATCAGACCGATGCAGAGCCCGTCGTCGGCATCCCATCCACCACCGAGGACAACGCGACCGACAAGCTCGACCATGTGACGCTCATGCGCTGCATGCTGACCGTCCACATCGCGATCATCTTCGGCTACGTCGCACACGAAGCCATCACGGCCGCCGGCTTGAAGCTGCCGCTGTTCGTGCCGTGCCTGCTCGTCGGGATCGTCATGAGCAACACGCTCCCGACGCTCCTGCCGAGCTTGCGACCGATCTGGCCTAGCCGAACCAAGGCGATGGCCGTCTTGAGCGACTACGCGCTCAGCGTGTTCCTCTCGATGTCGCTAATGGCTCTGCAGCTCTGGACGCTCGCGGGTCTGGGCGTGCCGCTGCTGGGCATTCTGATCCTGCAGGTCGTCGCGGCCGTGGTGTTCATCATCTTCCTCGTCTACCGCCTGCTCGGCCGAAACTACACGGCCGCGGTGCTGAGCGCGGGCTACGCCGGCTTCAGCCTCGGCGCGACCCCGACCGCCATCGCCAACATGTCCGCCGTCGCCAAACGCTTCGGCCCGGCCCCGCTCGCGTTCATCCTCCTGCCACTCGTGAGCGCCTTCTTCGTCGACCTTGCCAACGCGGTGCTGATCCAGCTCTTCACGTCGATCTAG